A single window of Grus americana isolate bGruAme1 chromosome 10, bGruAme1.mat, whole genome shotgun sequence DNA harbors:
- the LOC129210645 gene encoding gonadotropin-releasing hormone II receptor-like translates to MSDEQLPAAPRCPTTEGDTNVSASGCPERWVEPRFTQAARVRVIVTAIFFLLAAGSNAAVLGSLLRKRRKSHVRPLILSLVLADLLVTVAVMPLDAAWNVTVQWYGGDVSCKLLNFLKLFAMYAAALVLVVISLDRHAAVLHPFSRARRRNGLLLRAAWAGSVLLASPQLFLFHLHTAPGGNFTQCVTHGSFRAHWEETVYNMFTFTTLYITPLSVMIVCYIRIIWEISKQLKINKGLIGNQNDHISKARMKTLKMTIVIVATFIICWTPYYLLGLWYWFQPAMIQKMPEYVNHSFFLFGLLHTCTDPVIYGLYTPSFREDVQLCLRGIETAITRHERHKPVSVLENNIKDGAVNGGVASGGSNGTTVNTVC, encoded by the exons ATGAGTGACGAGCAGCTCCCCgcagctccccgctgccccACCACGGAGGGGGACACCAACGTCTCAGCATCCGGCTGCCCCGAGCGCTGGGTTGAGCCCCGGTTCACGCAAGCGGCGCGGGTCCGCGTGATCGTCACGGCCATCTTCTTCTTGCTGGCGGCGGGCAGCAACGCGGCGGTGCTCGGCAGcctgctgaggaagaggaggaaatccCACGTGCGGCCGCTGATCCTCAGCCTGGTGCTGGCCGACCTGCTGGTGACGGTGGCGGTGATGCCCCTGGACGCAGCGTGGAACGTGACAGTGCAGTGGTACGGAGGGGACGTGTCCTGCAAGCTCCTCAACTTCCTCAAGCTCTTCGCCATGTACGCGGCCGCCCTGGTGCTGGTGGTCATCAGCCTGGACCGGCACGCAGCCGTCCTCCATCCCTTCTCCCGCGCTCGCCGCCGCAATGGACTGCTGCTCCGTGCTGCCTGGGCCGGCAGCGTGCTCCTGGCTTCACCCCAG cttttcctctttcaccTGCACACGGCCCCGGGAGGGAACTTCACCCAGTGCGTTACTCATGGGAGCTTCCGAGCGCACTGGGAGGAAACCGTCTACAACATGTTCACCTTCACCACCCTCTACATCACCCCCCTGAGCGTCATGATCGTTTGCTACATCCGAATCATTTGGGAGATCAGTAAGCAGTTGAAGATCAACAAAG GTTTGATAGGAAATCAAAATGACCACATCTCCAAGGCACGCATGAAGACTCTCAAGATGACCATAGTGATTGTTGCCACCTTCATCATCTGCTGGACCCCATACTACCTCCTGGGCTTGTGGTACTGGTTCCAGCCAGCCATGATCCAGAAGATGCCGGAGTATGTCAACCAcagcttctttctctttggCTTGCTGCACACCTGCACTGACCCTGTCATTTATGGACTGTATACCCCCTCCTTTCGGGAGGATGTGCAGTTGTGTCTCAGGGGCATTGAAACAGCCATTACCAGGCATGAGAGACACAAACCTGTCTCAGTCTTGGAGAACAACATCAAGGATGGTGCTGTAAATGGTGGGGTGGCATCAGGGGGCTCAAATGGGACAACTGTCAACACGGTCTGCTGA